From the genome of Gilliamella sp. wkB7, one region includes:
- the dolP gene encoding division/outer membrane stress-associated lipid-binding lipoprotein: protein MKRAALIAMLITGALMLQGCITAAVIGAGATATAKVATDPRTAGTQVDDTTLNSRMGMKIKNNGPQFIGARIVSSTYSGDIILTGQASREQIEKAESLAYEVEGVKKVYNQIRVGQPVSAGTITNDTWITTKVKSQLILNAKTKARNIKVVTENREVFLIGIVTPEDGKAAAQLASKVDGVKKVITLFTYIEN, encoded by the coding sequence ATGAAGAGAGCTGCCTTAATAGCTATGTTAATAACAGGCGCATTAATGTTACAAGGCTGTATTACCGCCGCAGTAATTGGCGCAGGTGCTACAGCTACTGCAAAAGTTGCTACCGACCCTCGTACTGCGGGCACACAAGTTGACGATACTACCTTAAATTCACGTATGGGGATGAAAATTAAAAATAATGGTCCTCAATTTATTGGAGCACGTATCGTTTCCAGTACGTATAGCGGTGATATTATCTTAACGGGTCAAGCCAGTCGTGAGCAAATTGAAAAGGCCGAAAGCCTAGCTTATGAAGTTGAAGGTGTAAAAAAAGTCTACAATCAAATTCGAGTTGGTCAACCCGTTAGTGCAGGCACTATCACCAATGATACATGGATCACAACAAAAGTTAAATCTCAGCTAATATTGAATGCGAAAACCAAAGCACGCAACATTAAAGTCGTAACTGAAAATAGGGAAGTATTTTTGATTGGTATTGTGACACCAGAAGATGGTAAAGCTGCTGCACAGCTTGCTAGTAAAGTCGATGGCGTTAAAAAAGTGATCACACTTTTTACCTATATTGAAAATTAA
- the csdE gene encoding cysteine desulfurase sulfur acceptor subunit CsdE — translation MLSQQDLTKLFLQQHNWQDRYRQLIVLAKQLPPMPEDLKTDENQVNGCENRVWLTYQKQNDNTFIFQGDSEGRIVKGLLAILIIIANHKTAKEIAAIDFQSLLNQLKITDELSQSRLQGLTKLIEYIQSVV, via the coding sequence ATGCTATCACAGCAAGACTTAACCAAATTATTTTTACAGCAACATAATTGGCAAGATCGCTACCGCCAGTTAATTGTATTAGCAAAACAATTGCCGCCAATGCCTGAAGATTTAAAAACGGATGAAAACCAAGTCAATGGTTGTGAAAATCGCGTTTGGCTAACTTATCAAAAGCAAAACGATAATACCTTTATATTTCAAGGTGACAGTGAAGGACGCATCGTTAAAGGGTTACTGGCAATTTTAATTATTATTGCTAACCACAAAACAGCAAAAGAAATTGCCGCAATTGATTTTCAATCTTTATTAAACCAGTTAAAAATTACTGATGAGCTAAGTCAATCGCGTTTACAAGGCTTGACTAAACTAATTGAGTATATTCAATCCGTTGTATAA
- the csdA gene encoding cysteine desulfurase CsdA, giving the protein MVTGMVLLDSNLANKDFTPKQFRADFPALNSNSVYLDSAATALKPQVMVDATVAYYAHNTATAKRSLHHDALQVTVAIDKARQHVANLLHASNNTEIIWTRGATESINLIAQSYARGVLQPNDEIIVSELEHHSNLIPWLIVAKQTGAKIIKWSANIDELLSLISSKTKIVAITHMSNVTGFCPNLATISQIVHQYNAILVVDGAQGIVHHDIDVTTLDIDFYAFSAHKLYGPTGLGVLYGKQTLLEQMSVWHGGGKMLKSTSFDDFIQEDIPYKFEAGTPNIAGIVGFNATLDWLNNWDMKKAENYTEQLAHYTKSQLSKLSNLQFYSVENSPIITFNINHIHHNDVAILLSEQNIAIRTGELCAQPLMNKLGCHGVIRLSLMPYNNEQDVDAFILALQNAIEILA; this is encoded by the coding sequence ATGGTTACTGGAATGGTATTGCTGGACTCGAACTTAGCCAATAAAGATTTTACACCAAAGCAGTTTAGGGCTGATTTTCCAGCACTAAATAGTAATAGTGTATATCTTGATTCCGCGGCAACTGCTCTTAAACCTCAGGTAATGGTGGATGCCACAGTAGCCTATTATGCACACAACACTGCGACCGCCAAACGCAGTTTGCACCACGATGCGTTGCAAGTAACAGTGGCTATCGATAAAGCACGACAACATGTTGCTAATTTGCTTCATGCAAGCAATAACACTGAAATTATCTGGACTCGTGGTGCTACCGAATCAATTAATTTAATTGCTCAAAGTTATGCTCGCGGTGTATTACAACCTAATGATGAGATTATTGTCAGCGAATTAGAGCATCACAGTAATTTAATACCTTGGTTAATTGTGGCTAAACAAACTGGGGCTAAAATCATTAAATGGTCTGCCAATATAGATGAATTATTATCACTAATATCATCAAAAACTAAAATTGTAGCAATAACCCATATGTCAAATGTAACTGGATTTTGCCCAAATTTAGCTACAATTAGCCAAATAGTTCATCAATATAATGCTATTTTAGTAGTAGATGGCGCTCAAGGAATTGTCCATCATGATATTGATGTAACAACACTTGATATCGACTTTTATGCTTTTTCAGCTCATAAATTGTATGGTCCTACGGGACTGGGTGTTTTATATGGTAAACAAACATTACTTGAGCAAATGTCAGTTTGGCATGGCGGTGGAAAAATGCTAAAAAGCACCTCATTTGATGATTTTATTCAAGAAGATATACCTTATAAATTTGAAGCAGGCACACCCAATATAGCTGGCATTGTTGGCTTTAATGCAACACTTGATTGGTTAAACAATTGGGATATGAAGAAAGCAGAAAATTACACAGAACAATTAGCCCATTATACTAAATCACAGCTAAGCAAGCTGTCGAATCTACAATTTTACAGTGTTGAAAACAGCCCAATCATCACATTTAATATTAATCATATTCATCATAATGATGTAGCGATTTTACTGAGCGAGCAAAATATTGCGATTCGTACTGGCGAACTGTGCGCTCAACCTTTAATGAATAAATTGGGTTGTCATGGGGTTATTCGTCTATCATTAATGCCATATAATAATGAGCAAGATGTAGATGCTTTTATTTTGGCATTACAAAATGCAATTGAAATTTTAGCCTAA
- a CDS encoding U32 family peptidase, with product MKYALGPVLYYWPKTETEAFYHAAKESEADIIYMGETVCTKRREMKVPNWLELAKEIAKSGKQVVLSTLALLEAPSELNDLRQLVNNGDFLVEANDLAAINIAQENKLPFVAGPAINCYNALTLKLLQKQGMVRWCMPVELSRDWLNNVLKQFESLNIEKNFEVEVFSYGYLPLAYSARCFTARSEDRPKDKCETCCIKYPVGREVFSQEKQKVFVLNGIQTQSGYCYNLGNNLKEMKGLVDIVRISPLGLETLDIVKQFKANEDGSNPLHIEHKRDCNGYWNGIAGLELSQ from the coding sequence ATGAAATATGCATTAGGACCAGTGCTTTATTATTGGCCTAAAACTGAAACCGAAGCCTTTTATCACGCAGCAAAAGAGAGTGAAGCTGACATTATTTATATGGGTGAAACGGTTTGTACAAAACGCCGAGAAATGAAAGTTCCCAATTGGCTAGAATTAGCTAAAGAAATCGCTAAATCTGGCAAGCAAGTGGTGCTTTCAACATTGGCTTTGCTTGAAGCCCCGTCAGAATTAAACGATTTACGACAACTAGTCAATAATGGAGACTTTTTGGTGGAAGCCAATGATTTAGCGGCCATCAATATTGCTCAAGAAAATAAATTACCATTCGTTGCTGGCCCTGCTATTAACTGCTATAACGCCTTGACTTTAAAATTATTACAAAAGCAAGGTATGGTACGTTGGTGTATGCCGGTTGAACTTTCACGTGATTGGCTAAATAATGTTCTTAAACAATTTGAGAGTTTAAATATTGAAAAAAACTTTGAAGTGGAAGTCTTTAGTTATGGTTATTTACCTTTAGCTTATTCCGCACGTTGTTTTACCGCTCGTTCAGAAGATAGACCAAAAGATAAATGTGAAACTTGCTGCATCAAATATCCTGTTGGTCGTGAAGTGTTTTCTCAAGAAAAGCAAAAAGTTTTTGTACTAAACGGTATCCAAACACAAAGCGGCTATTGTTATAATTTAGGTAATAATTTAAAAGAGATGAAAGGATTAGTTGATATTGTGCGAATATCGCCATTAGGACTTGAAACACTCGATATTGTAAAACAATTTAAAGCCAATGAAGATGGCTCTAATCCACTGCATATTGAACATAAACGCGACTGTAATGGTTACTGGAATGGTATTGCTGGACTCGAACTTAGCCAATAA
- the ubiU gene encoding ubiquinone anaerobic biosynthesis protein UbiU, with protein sequence MELLCPAGSLPSLKVAIDNGADAVYIGLKDDTNARHFAGLNFNEKRLIEASDYVHKRGKKLHIAINTFAHPENFQRWQYAVDTAANIGADALIIADLAMLDYAAEKYPNLERHVSVQASSTNEESIKFYYNNFHVHRIVLPRVLSMHQVKQLSQVSPVPLEVFAFGSLCIMAEGRCYLSSYLTGESPNTVGACSPAKFVRWEETEKGLESRLNNVLIDCHKKGENAGYPTLCKGRYYVGDELYHPIEEPTSLNTIELLPELFAANIASVKIEGRQRSPAYVEQVTKVWRQAIDRYKANPQSFQAEKSWMDTLGSVSEGTQTTLGAYHRKWQ encoded by the coding sequence ATGGAACTTCTTTGTCCAGCGGGATCTTTACCATCACTTAAAGTAGCCATCGATAATGGCGCTGATGCTGTTTATATTGGTTTGAAAGATGATACTAATGCCCGTCATTTTGCTGGTTTGAATTTTAACGAGAAGCGCTTAATTGAAGCATCTGACTATGTGCATAAACGTGGTAAAAAACTACATATTGCAATTAATACTTTTGCGCATCCTGAAAACTTCCAGCGTTGGCAATATGCAGTTGATACAGCAGCCAATATTGGTGCTGATGCACTTATTATTGCGGATTTAGCAATGCTAGATTATGCTGCTGAAAAATATCCAAACCTTGAGCGTCATGTCTCAGTGCAAGCATCATCAACCAATGAAGAATCAATTAAGTTCTACTATAACAATTTTCATGTACATCGTATCGTGTTACCGCGAGTACTCTCTATGCATCAAGTAAAGCAACTTTCGCAAGTATCACCAGTTCCACTTGAAGTATTTGCCTTTGGTAGTTTATGTATTATGGCTGAAGGACGTTGTTATTTATCTTCCTATCTTACCGGCGAATCTCCTAATACCGTTGGCGCTTGTTCACCAGCAAAATTTGTTCGCTGGGAAGAGACCGAAAAAGGTCTTGAGTCCCGCTTAAATAACGTGTTAATTGATTGCCATAAAAAAGGTGAAAATGCTGGTTATCCAACCTTGTGTAAAGGTCGTTATTATGTAGGCGATGAGCTTTATCATCCTATTGAAGAACCAACCAGTTTAAACACAATTGAACTACTGCCTGAACTGTTTGCTGCCAATATTGCATCAGTCAAAATTGAGGGCCGTCAGCGTAGCCCTGCCTATGTTGAACAAGTAACTAAAGTATGGCGTCAAGCAATCGATCGCTATAAAGCAAATCCACAATCATTCCAGGCGGAAAAAAGCTGGATGGATACGCTGGGTTCTGTTTCAGAAGGAACACAAACCACGTTAGGTGCTTACCACCGTAAATGGCAATAA
- the suhB gene encoding inositol-1-monophosphatase, protein MHPMLNIAIRAARKAGNVAIKAYENPSSIEIDTKGANDFATNADRAAEALIIETIKKAYPDHTIIAEESGLAKGNDAETQWIIDPIDGTTNFIKNIPHFAVSIAARVKGKTEVAVVYNPMSNELFTAARGKGAQLNGYRIRVGNAKDLDGSVLATAFPFKAKQHSDSYFAVLQKLFTRCGDFRRSGSAALDLAYVAAGRLDGFFEIGLKPWDIAGGELILREAGGVMTDFAGNNNYMVSGNVVAGNPRIVKDLLVSTQNDWPEKLRN, encoded by the coding sequence ATGCATCCGATGCTTAATATTGCTATTCGCGCTGCTCGTAAAGCAGGTAATGTGGCCATAAAGGCTTATGAAAACCCTAGTTCAATCGAAATTGACACTAAAGGCGCAAACGATTTTGCTACTAATGCTGATCGCGCTGCTGAAGCTTTGATTATTGAGACAATCAAAAAAGCGTATCCTGATCATACAATTATTGCCGAAGAAAGTGGTTTGGCTAAAGGTAATGATGCTGAAACACAGTGGATAATCGATCCAATTGATGGTACGACCAATTTTATTAAAAATATTCCGCATTTTGCTGTTTCTATTGCTGCTCGTGTTAAGGGCAAAACTGAAGTTGCTGTGGTTTATAATCCAATGAGTAATGAATTATTCACTGCTGCGCGTGGTAAAGGTGCTCAGCTTAATGGTTATCGTATTCGTGTTGGTAACGCTAAAGATTTAGATGGCAGTGTACTCGCTACGGCATTTCCATTCAAGGCTAAACAACATAGTGATAGCTATTTTGCGGTTTTACAAAAGTTATTTACTCGATGTGGCGATTTTCGCCGTAGCGGTTCGGCAGCTTTAGATTTGGCTTATGTTGCAGCTGGTCGTTTAGATGGCTTTTTTGAGATTGGTTTAAAACCATGGGATATCGCTGGTGGTGAATTGATTTTGCGTGAAGCTGGCGGTGTGATGACCGATTTTGCTGGTAATAATAATTATATGGTTTCTGGTAATGTAGTAGCTGGAAATCCTAGAATTGTTAAAGATCTATTAGTTTCAACTCAAAACGATTGGCCAGAAAAATTACGTAACTAA
- a CDS encoding winged helix-turn-helix transcriptional regulator, translating to MKNKSDSNEDYKPTIRCPVETTINIIGGKYKSLILWKLMTTKTLRYSQLRKEIPSATPKMLTQQLRELETSGLIHRRVFPVVPPKVEYSLTDFGKSIKPVLKAMYKWGNHCLDSQGLEVNCSMVELTD from the coding sequence ATGAAGAATAAATCAGATTCTAATGAAGATTATAAACCTACTATCCGCTGCCCTGTTGAGACAACAATAAATATCATTGGAGGAAAATACAAATCTCTAATTTTATGGAAATTGATGACAACAAAAACACTGAGATATTCTCAATTACGTAAAGAGATTCCAAGTGCCACACCTAAAATGCTCACCCAGCAACTACGCGAACTTGAAACAAGTGGCTTAATTCATCGCAGAGTATTTCCAGTTGTCCCACCAAAAGTCGAGTACTCATTAACCGATTTTGGTAAAAGTATTAAACCCGTATTAAAAGCAATGTATAAATGGGGTAACCACTGCTTAGATAGCCAAGGATTAGAAGTTAATTGTTCAATGGTTGAGCTAACAGATTAA
- a CDS encoding heavy-metal-associated domain-containing protein: MKTVEYNFFVEDMSCASCVSRVEKALKKIDGVIDVSVNLATKKATVNANTNVELDTLMSAVDKAGYHAVKINDQQRQLRDASNENS; encoded by the coding sequence ATGAAAACAGTTGAATACAATTTTTTTGTTGAGGATATGAGCTGCGCATCATGCGTTAGTCGAGTTGAGAAAGCGCTAAAGAAGATTGATGGTGTGATTGACGTCAGTGTTAATCTTGCTACAAAAAAAGCAACCGTTAACGCTAATACCAATGTTGAATTAGATACATTAATGTCGGCAGTAGACAAAGCAGGTTATCATGCAGTTAAAATTAACGATCAACAAAGACAGTTAAGGGATGCATCAAATGAAAACAGTTGA